A window from Deltaproteobacteria bacterium encodes these proteins:
- a CDS encoding nuclear transport factor 2 family protein: MQNVNLEQEIINLSKEKWRWMAERDVDTLDALFHEKAVFVHMGGAWGKAQELDIIRGGGIHYKQADIHEVSVAIIDATAIVLNRITLLAVVGGNEVTNPFMVTEVYVQQAGGWKLAALSFTRLLTPEQSH, translated from the coding sequence ATGCAAAACGTAAACCTGGAACAAGAAATTATCAATCTCTCGAAAGAGAAATGGCGCTGGATGGCAGAGCGCGACGTAGACACCCTTGACGCGCTCTTCCATGAAAAGGCTGTCTTTGTCCACATGGGCGGAGCTTGGGGCAAAGCACAAGAACTCGACATCATCAGAGGTGGCGGGATTCACTACAAGCAAGCGGATATCCATGAAGTATCGGTGGCTATCATTGACGCAACGGCGATCGTGTTAAACAGAATTACGCTGCTCGCCGTGGTTGGCGGCAATGAGGTCACCAATCCCTTTATGGTGACAGAAGTGTATGTGCAGCAAGCGGGTGGCTGGAAGTTAGCGGCGCTTTCGTTTACCCGGTTACTTACCCCAGAGCAATCTCATTAA